In Accipiter gentilis chromosome 17, bAccGen1.1, whole genome shotgun sequence, one DNA window encodes the following:
- the CSRP3 gene encoding cysteine and glycine-rich protein 3 produces MPNWGGGAKCGACEKTVYHAEEIQCNGRSFHKTCFLCMACRKALDSTTVAAHESEIYCKTCYGRKYGPKGIGFGQGAGCLSTDTGDHLGLNLQQGSPKSSHPSTPTNPSKFAKKMVDVDKCPRCGKSVYAAEKIMGGGKPWHKTCFRCAICGKSLESTNVTDKDGELYCKVCYAKNFGPKGIGFGGLTQVEKKECE; encoded by the exons ATGCCAAACTGGGGAGGTGGAGCCAAATGTGGTGCCTGTGAAAAGACAGTGTACCACGCTGAGGAAATCCAGTGCAATGGCAGGAGTTTCCACAAGACGTGCTTCCTCTGCA TGGCTTGCAGAAAAGCTCTGGACAGTACCACAGTAGCAGCTCACGAATCTGAAATCTACTGCAAAACTTGTTACGGGAGAAAATATGGCCCCAAAGGTATTGGCTTTGGACAAGGGGCAGGATGTCTCAGCACCGATACCGGCGACCACCTAGGCTTGAATCTGCAGCA GGGGTCACCAAAGTCTTCTCACCCTTCTACACCAACTAATCCTTCGAAGTTTGCCAAAAAGATGGTAGATGTGGATAAATGTCCTCGTTGTGGCAAATCAGTGTATGCTGCAGAGAAGATCATGGGAGGAGGAAAA CCTTGGCATAAGACGTGCTTCCGCTGTGCTATTTGTGGAAAGAGTCTAGAATCTACAAATGTTACAGACAAAGATGGAGAGCTCTACTGTAAAG TTTGCTATGCAAAAAATTTCGGTCCCAAAGGAATTGGGTTTGGTGGCCTCACTCAAGTGGAAAAGAAGGAGTGTGAATGA